CATATAACACCTCAAAGGGCTGACTTGGGTTTGGTGTAATTAATAACCATCCTGCCAACTTCCTCTGTTACACTTGAGGCCCTATTTTAGGCTCCCAGGTTACAGAGCGCAGCTTTCAAAAGAAGCACAACGGTCACATTTTATGAACATTAGTAAGCAGGCTGGTGGGAACATCTGGGTAAAAGGACAAAGACGTTCTAACAGCTGAATGGATCAGACACACGAGGAGGACAATGCAGAGAGGGAAACACCTGCAGGTTAGTAAAAAAGATCCCAAACCTAACGTCAAAATGATTACATATAAAGCTTATCAGTGTTACATACATATACTGCTGACCTTGTCCTTACTTTGTGTACCGCCCAAAATCCTCAACTGATGTTGCCGTTTCCAGGGAACAATGACAGCCACAGTTATTGTCTGGTTGCAAAGTCCTTGTTAACTTTTTTCTCTGAAAGTGGCAGTTATCTTAACGAGGGTCAAAAGGTGGATGTCCTTTGAGACCCGGGTTAACACCTTCTCAGATCTCATCTGAGATCATTTCAgatgtccatgttttaaaaagatgattgaATGAAGTCAATTGAAGTGAATATTTCCTCACAAAGGGTCCCAATGATTCAGTGaatgattatattttctgatTCAACAGAAGCAGGATGCTGTCAAAAATATAAGATGACTGCGTGTGTGGCTGTTGTTATAGCAACTACAGTCCTTGTCATGGGGCTGCTTTGGTGTTTGATATTCTTTGGTGAGTATTAATATTAGATCATACACTTGACATTTGTAAATGAAGTTAGAAAAATATTGAATCCAGACTTATCCCAAAAATCATTTTCCTAAATTCATTTCTAATCCTTGTCACCCAGGAAAAACAAGAATGAAATCTTAACTACAGTAAAAGCAACAATACCACAGTTCACATAAACTCTGTCAGTACTCTACCAAAGTAGTAAGAGGACATCAACAagtgtttaaagctcctgttaaGAACTTTAAGTTTCTGTTGATTTTGGcacccccttgtggacaaagaaTTCATATAACTCTGCTGATTTTCCTTGTACCTCGTGGCAGCAGTTTCAGGCACTTTAATAactatatagaaatataatCAGTGTCATTGCAgctcatatagaggcatcagtatttatatcagtctgtttcatgaccagctacaaactcctcacaggagctatTTTAAGGGTTGTgcaaaatgataataaaaaaaacgttattttGGGGTCTTCGTCTGCTCCCTGCTAGTTTCACTACAGAGATATTCACATTTCAGTTTGATCTGATTCATCCCAGCAGAGACTCACACCTTTGAAGGGTGCTTTAATCTTTAACAATGCATCATGTTGTATAACATGATCATATTTTTTGTACTTAAAAATTCAGTCTCTATCCTAACTACAGCAGGTAAGTGAATTTAGTGGGGAAAAAGGTGCAATATGTCCCTTTAAAATATTGGACTTAAAGTACTGCAGCATGTGTGATGGTGGAGGGCATTTTTAAAGTCACCACTGCTGTATTTGTCCACTTATTTTCTCCAAACCTTCTAAAAGAACCTGCAGTCTTAAAGTCAAATGCACATTAAGTTGTCAAGTTCCTAAATGCACTTCCTGTTTATCTGTCAGTCTGGTGTACGAAAGCCCCAGAAGAGAATCGTCAAACCCCCCAAACTTCAGTTAATCAGCTGACGGATCTCCTGCAGCAGTGCCAAAGAGAGCATCAGGATCTGACCCTGATGCTCCATGCTGCCACTCAAGGTGATTAATAACGTTTtgaaatgcagacatttgtaGACTTcacacaaatgtacattgtGTGGTGTTCATTTGCTCTTGTGTGTAGACTCCAGGTGCAGTTTGTGTCCTGAAGGCTGGCTGTGGTGGAGAAGTCACTGCTATTTCTTTTCAGTGGGACTGCAGGAACATCTCCGATGGAACGAGAGTGCTGAGTTCTGCAGGCGACACAACAGCAGCCTGATTGTCATCAAAGACTATGCAGAGATGGTAATTACTGAAGAAGTTTTACTTTAGTGTGTGGGGCTCCTATTTTCTCAACAGAGAAACAGCCCCTGATGAATATACAGTCAAGATCTGTGAATgttgcttcctcctcctcaggacTTTATCCAAGGTGTGATGAGGTCATTCCCTAAGTATCCCTTCCTGTGGGTTGGGCTGACGGACACCAAGCAGGAGGGTAGCTGGCTGTGGTGGGACGGCACAGACATCCAGCACTACATGCCGTAGGTTCAGATTGACTGGAGCACATTTACACAATAATATTGGAAACTGACTCAGAAGTCTAAAGTGTAACAATGGAAAAATGCAGTAAAAGCAGTTTAACTTGATAATCTTTAACACGTCAGACGGAAACAAATTAACAGTAAATATCTGAATCCATCTATGATCAGTGTAGACGCCAATGATGAAatgtcttgtgtttgttgtgtgtgttgcaggctGACTGTGGAGTGGGACTCTGACCACAGGGACTGTGCAGACCTTAGGGGAGGTGGGACTCTCTTTGCAGCTAACTGTGAGTCGTATGGACCCTGGACTTGTAAAAAGGACTCCTGACAGGCAGCAAAcagctctacacacacacacacacacaccctcaaaGGATTTTGATTAATGCATTACACTTATGTAATATGTGAATTTTCTTGTCAGACTGTGTGGGGTAAAAAAGAGGacttcatgtgtttttgaaatatttattatgTAAAAGCGCATTGTGCGGTTCATGCTATATTTAAATGCAGAATGAGTTCACACATAATCTTGTCAAGCCCAGTGTCATAATATAATCGAGACATAATTGTGACTGTGACATctttcaacatttaaagcttCTTACTTAAACAAACTCAACCaaactcttcctcttcttcaaaATAgcatattctgaaaataaatatttttacattcacCAAAAGGTTTTTGTCCAAGTGTGATCAACATTGCAGAAATGTGGATTCTTTTTTATTGCTTTGAACAGATACACCTATTAACAATATCAGCAGCACTTGGTTCAGTAGTCTTTAAGTGTCAAAGACTCTTTAACAAGTTGTGACTACTTTAGAAACTCTAAATTCAGTTGAAGGAGGGAAATTGTTCAAATCTGTAATATGACATAATCGAAAGATTACGAGTAACAATTAGGGAAATCCCCGATATTTTTGTGGCTTCTGAAAGCTAAATTTTCATTTCAGCCCATGAGAGTCCTCATCGTGTCCAAGAGTTAAGATTCATCTCTCTCAGTGTGTGGAGATTTTGTTAGGTGGAATAATCGTCATGAGTGTGCGACCATCCAACGGTGCAAACAGAGGATACAGCTTCCCTCTGAAGCTCCCAGTGAAGGTGTAGATGTGGGTCTTTGTTTCTGCGTTGTAGAAGGAGAGCTGGCCCTCTTCGTAGTCTAAGTAGATTCCAATCCGTCGAGCCACGAGGGCGTTGGGCAGCAGGGTCTCTGGCTTGGTACAGGCATAGAACTTCTGTGTGCTGCGCCACAGGGTCCAGAAGCCCTGCTTCGGGGTCATGGGGAAATGGCCTTCACGTTTGGAATCTGCAGTGGTCAAGCCAACGCGCCAGTAGCCGTTGTGGGCTATGTCAACCTCCCAGTAGTGGCGGCCGCTGTCGTAGCCCTCCCAGCCCAGAACACCGGGCCAGCTGTCAAAGCGTTGAGGGCTGTAAGGTAAATCCGCCTCTGAGAGGGCCTCCTGGACCCTACGCTGGTCTTCTGACAGCAGCAGCCAGGGGTTGTTGGTCTGTGGGTCGAGGATCACATCAGctgtgtagaaaaaaaagaagggggcACAAATGAGCTAATTGTAACTGAATatggtgtttatttttatttttttccttgtaGGTAAAATTAAGAGAAAGTGGCGCTTGATCTTACCTGCTGCGCTGCAAATCCAACTCCAaactaaaaaagaaagacacagatAGAGGTTACGTTTCAGTGGATAAATAACAGTTGTGTTTATGTACATGGATCGGTAATTCAAATCTATATATACCTGAGTTTGGGATGTATCTCGGAGTTCCTGCTTTCCAAGTCCTTTGCTTTGCCAGTAACCACAGCTGTGAAACTATCAtctgaaaagaaacaaataaacatgaaatagaAATACATAGGAGCAGAATTTTAAGATAAAAGCACAGGCCTGCATGGAATTTCCAAGAAGTGTTTTTATggtgttgttgtgacttttaTGATGAAGAGATACCACTTCACGATTATAACATAACACCATCTGCGTACGTGATGATAATTCAAACATAGAGTCTGTATTACCAGTTATCAAAGGTGTTTATTGTTACAGTTTATCAGACGAAGGTTGATTAGGGTCATATGAACTGAAAGTCAGAGTTCGTTTGTTGATGCCATCACTTAGTGGGCAGAGTTCACTCTAATCACACTTTACATAACAGCTTTCATAACACCTCGTGTCTGAATTGTGTGACATCCAACATGAGAACTGGCTCTGTTGAGGTTTTGAGTTTTGAATCTATTCTGTGTGGATCATTTGTGCCCTTTTAGTGCTATTCAAATGTGAGTCTTTGATTTTAAgtgactttaaatgttttcttatttaattttgcATTCTGAGGTACatcattttgacacatttttaaagaaaaaattcCATCTCACCGGTTTTTTAGatacaattattttaatgttgctCAGTAACTGTTCCTGTCGTTTTTTCTGGATTCACAAGATTGTAAAATAAAGTGGAtctattaaaaatatttatttgtcagCTGTTTCTCACCGCGCTGTCTTCTTTGAGCAGAGACCAGGTGATGAACTCCATCAGAGGCAGCAGGTTGACGAGTCGTTTCTTCTTCAAACCGAGCAGGCGCAACACTTTCCCCAGCTCTTCACTTTGCACACCACAactctgcaaacacaaatacttattgaagtgctttaaaaaaaaaaaaatggcacaatCTCCAATCATATTTTGATACAAGATTGTTTTTGGGGACTTTCAGTACTGCGTTTTGGGACTCCTCACCTCGGtcgcctcctgcagctccttcgCCCACTCCATGATCCTCAGTTGAGCTTCCTCTTTCTGATCTTTatctttctttcccttttcttgACTCTCAGCCCAGGAGGTATTCTTCAGGAGCTTAGGACACAAAATCAGTAAGTTATTTATGAGCGAATATAAGCTTTCTTTTTCTACCAAAGCTGGTTCAAGAAATGTACGTTCGATGTGTTATTGCCAGCTGTAGTTTCCTCTTTTTAAGGGCCACAGTGTTCAATCACACATTAACCGGTGCATGCACTCACCTTGTCGACATGATGGAGTTCATCAGCCCACTCCAGGATCAGttttctgctctcctccagactGTGCTCGGTTCTCCGGTCTGTACTTTGGGCTTCTTTCTTACTGGTGCCCTCCTTGGTATCAACACttccctgcagaaacacagacaaagacgcTCTAAAAACCATAAACTCAAGTCATTTGACATCCACCACGTGCTGATACGGTTCAAGGACAAGTCAGGAATATTTggctctgattttttttttttctttttaaacagctgATTTACGGTTCTTATCAGCCTTTAATGGGTCACAAAGAGGGAAAGTTCTCAGTTCACAGATGTCAGTCAGGCCTACACAGCAGAAGCTCATGCAACCAGGCTGTAAAAGAGCCTTTAAACACGTAACCAAGCATGAACCACCAATTAACCTGCTCATCACCTTTTCTATAAAAAGacatgtaacagtttgtcacaGCAATGTTTGTCCAATCTGTTGCATATACACGAGCATGGCCTTATTACCTACTTAATAAGGCCTGTTATCTTCTCAACTAAATGAAGCAGATAAAGACGCTCCACGCTGGAGgcaggtggcctagtggttagtgcgggCGCCcctgtacagaggctgaagtccttgAAGTGGGTGGcccattcccctctctctctttctcactctctcactctctaatatttctctatccactgtcctgtctctacataagagcataaaaagcccaaaaattaatcttaaaaaataaatgctgagCCACTGACCCCTTATATATTTCCTTCTGCCTCGCATGTCCTACCTTGCACACTTGGTCCACTTGCTCCTTCCAGTGATGGATGAACTGCACACACTCCTGCAGGCTGCGGAGGTTCTTCAGACCCGTCTGACGAGGGTgctcctgcagaaaaacaaaggtCAAATAACAAGAGGTTATTATGACATTAAAAAGCCAAAATGGGGAACTCATGCATCCTAAACGTCAAAGTACCAGAAAACACAGagtaaaaatgaatgtttttgtacCTGTGAGTTTTGTGTGAGGCTACTGTTGTTTGTGGTGCCGCTGGGTGCCGAGTTGTGAGCCTGGGTGCTCTCCACAGGCGCAGACGTCCAGCGCACAGGCCCGATGGAGCTGCTCTGAGTGGTGTTGTGATCCTCCGTCAGGATGCTCACTCCTGCAGCGGGGACAAATTAATTGAAAACGACCTCATTTTAATGTGAACATTTACAAGTTAACTAATGTGAGCTGAATAACACAATAACTCCACAGTGGGCAAAGGTGGTGAGCTATGATATGTGAACAGAGAAGACAAGTGTCTTTCATCAGCAGTGATCGaattacattgtttttatacATACTCTTTCCAGTTTTCAGGATGCTTTTCATCTCCATGGTGATGTCCTCACTCCTAGGGAGCTAAGACAACAAGGAGAAAACGAAAATGTTTGGTCAAATTAAGtgtttgaagaagaaaagaaaatacaacaaactaCGTAAATAGTTGTAGGCTAGTCCAGATGCATTTACccaaattcaaagcttgatctaaagacaactggacttggttgaagaccTTGAAgagtttcacctctcctcctaaAGGCTTCTGTAGCATGCTTAAGATCCACAAAGGCTTACATTTCTAACTCCGTCCACCAGAAAGTTTAGAAGTGAAGAAGCCTTATAGAGGAGAGGggaaacatcttcaagatcttcaaccaagcTCAGATGACTGAGAACTCCACAGACACTTACACACATGTTCTATATTTATCAAACTCATTCATAATTGAGATAAATAATACTAGTGAGTGGTTAAATCTCGATTTTATAAATGGACTGATGCATTAAGGTGTATTTCAGCTAACTTAAACAATTCAACAAGCTGAAAGTTTGATTTTACAGAAAAatagaatatttaaaaatgaactgtCTCTCTTTTGAAATGAGACTCAAATACTTaatcttacatttaaaaatgcaacattatAATGCAAGAGATACACAGTTCAGAAGTGACTCACTGCTGAGGTTGTATAGAAAActataaaatagattttttttattattaatgatTACTACAGACACTACATTGTATTAAACCCATGCTGATATTCCCAGAGTTCCTTGTGTCCTACCTGTTTGTCTGAGGGAGCGGTGGTGCTGCTCTGCTGGTGGAGACGACTGGAAGGTAACCGCTCTCCTGTCAACCTATTTGTTCCTTTCTACGTCTGTCTGATCTTTGGACTCTTTTATGACCTCTGAGGCTCCTTCTCTGCACCAAACCCTCTCAGCGTCCGGGCAGCTGCTGGCATGTTGCCATGAGGGTAAAaggtaccttttttttttcttttttttttaatagcagAGATAAGCATGAGGATATCATCCAGAGTGACACACAGGATGGCTGTGGGGTGGTGTAGCTACACTCATTTACACACCTGCTATAGTTAATATGTTTTATAGGAGGGGAGCTGAGGTATCATCAGAGTGTGAGAGTCTTTAGATGATATAATCATTGATTACACATCACCTGTTGTGACTTAGATCTGATTCAACAAGCCAGATAAATAatttgaccaaaaaaaagaacaactttaACTCTTGAGCCTTCTTGGCAATATTTACTGAACATACCAATAATATCTTCTTTATAATCCATTTGTATTCTCCCTCTTTAATACttcatttctctccttttcatttCCCTTATATGTCAGAAGTTTAATAATCAGTGCTTCCAGAGAAAAGAGCTCCTGACCTCTTAAAGGTCAAATTCAATCAAACAGAAACCCTCTCCTTAAAATGCCCTCTGCTTTAAATGACAAACTCACACTGCACGATATATGATTCGGCTAAAATAATGTTGCAATTTTGACGACAGTTACTCTTCCACTTCCTGGAAGAAGAGTTAAAGACATCAATGTCCTACCCTGTATACACCAGCACTCTGCTGTCACGAGAGCACTGGGCTCAGTTCATCTTGACTTACAGTAAATGTACGATGTAGTCCAACATGTATTTCATAACAGGGATAGgaaatcagaaatgttttaGAGACTCACATAAAAAGAAGTCTATGgcttcacatttatttaaagaatcaaactttatttgaacCAATAATCTGCTGGATTAAATCGGCTGTTTGCGTTATGTGTCAAAGCTCCAGTGAGGTACTTTATTTTGGTAGATTTTTGCaaccctgtggacaaagtgggaGATTTGTTTTATTCCTTTGATGGTTTatatcctgtttttttctcttcctgctttCATTTAAgagtcaaatgttttgttcatcAAGACTGTGCTCAGGAAAAAGTTAATCTTGTTTACCTTTGAAGCTCAGTTTGAGAGGTCTTCATTCATTGCAGTCTCTTTCATAACCAGCCTGAAAGTTCAGTTTCACTTCATCATGGTTTCGATCGTCTCAAAACTTACAAATACATGAGTAACTGTAACAGGTTATGAGCTAAAAGGTTGAACAAATCAatcaagaaaatataaaagtaatGTCCACATGTATCACAGAGCTGATACAAAAGGAAAAacttctgatttaaaatgtagaagGAATTAATTTCAGTGTGAAATattgttttcaaagtaaaagtgcagattttctaatttaaaaagtttgtaattataaaataaaagttgtaatgatgcagaaaaaaatccctGTGAGGGTTAAATTTGCCCTTTACTTAGACTTTATTATTGAGTGTGAGCTGAGTAGTGCACGTTTTATTTGAGGATTAAGAAtgtctctttgttttcagatgaaaaGCCTTTCTGAGATGTATGGAAGAGGATTGCAAATGCTTACATAAGAGCACCTTAAAGTAAATCCACGTTGATAAATTCCATCACTGATAACAGAGAACCATGAACCTTATTGAACTTGCTTACTGTGCCAGGTTATATACCGGTTATAAGCCGAGGTGTGGCTGAAAGTCTCGTCACGTTTCATCTCTCACATGTCAACGTGtgctggagggaaaaaaaaaaatcagaggaCTCCCTTTACAAGTCACAacttcagatttattttctaatgCAGACAAATGTGAcaccaaaacaaatgtaaaaaaaaaaaaaatacctttacgatttttttaaagctctttatatctgtgttttttcaaCCATGACACTTTGTATATAAAAGTAACATTTCTGATTCTACCAAGTCCAAACAAGCTTGTGTCAGTACCTAACAAATATGTACATAGCCGCtcaattcatataaaaaaatgtttgtcagattttcattttctcctccagGGCAGATCAAATGTTGCCCTCAAACGTTTAGTTCCAACTCTTGAAGAACTGCTTGAAGATGATCGTCTCCTTCCCCTGAGGCAGAATCTCCACCTGCAGCACAGACACATTACATTTTACTGCTTAGCGCACACAGGCAGGGTTACAGTAAATGTGCTGGGAGGCCATAATGACCCTTCAAAATCATCACACGCTGCTGTAAAGTCAGCAGGACCCAGAGCAGCTGATTTACTCTCAGATAATgacatttactgtatgtgtgacaCTTTCAGATTTTAGTAAGAGTCATGGTTAGTACCTGGGTCTTCATCCGGTTGTACTGCATTTGGTCGATGAAATTGTCCGCCATCTGAAGGGCCACCTGCTTCTCCTCGGCGTTCGCTCCGTTACCTGACAGACGATTAATGAATCACATTAGAATCAGAAGTTTAAGAAAAGAAGCATGCTGTACGCACGCCGCTTAATGTTGCCAACTTATCTTAAACACTTAGCCGTAATACCTATAAATATTCTACTTGGTACAGTTTTAACTAATAAAGAAATTAGCTGTAGGGGACCAGGACTGTTTATTGTAccaggatataaaaaaaagggcttttaACCACGAGACCTCTTGGGTATCCTTGACtattgcagccagcctcaagtggacatttgaggaactgcagatttttttttcccacttctgcatcctcttcattttcaacactggaCGTTGCCGCTCTGATGTGGTGCTGTTTCATGGTCACGTGGCGTTCCCTCACCTTTCCAGACGAAGATCTTCCCGTTGGCGCCGTTGTCCAGAATGAAGCAGTCGTCCCGAACCAGCAGCTCTTTGTCGAACGGGCTCTTCTCCGACACTTTGGTCGTCGTCATGGAACCTGTCGCATTGGACACCTGTGGAGATGCAAACAGGTACATTAGGCTTTATTGTtaatggtattttttttaaaataatttaatggAGGAGTTTTAAAGGCTTTGCAGATGAAGTCACCTTGAAGAGGGAGGCAGAGTTTGATGCGTCTGCTTTGGTGTCTTCCTCTGTGCTCTCTGACAGCTCAGGCATCTTTCCTAAGACCTGTTCACACCACACAACAAGAAGCTCAGGAAACACAACTTCATCAATATCACCTAACGTGTTTTACATTAATGGTAGCAAACATGGCAACAAtagttaaagaaaatgttgggTAAAAAGACAGGGTGATGAAGTGCtgcccatgtatggaggctatagtcctcatgaCGGTGGCTTAGCTTAACTTAACTCCACCTTCGAACCCCTCTGAAGTGGTCATTGACATGTTTCGTCTTCTGGCTGtttaaaactcaaaataatAATCATTCGAACATGTTGGTTGTTTAATATCTTTTTGTTAACCTTGAGCATCTCCTCTGGCTCCTCCCCCTCGTTGGTGTCAACGATTCGGGCTTTCCCGTGTCTGTCTGCGTCACGGATCAGAGAGGCGATCTCGCGCACTTTCTGCTTCTCGAAGATGTTGGCCTGCGACCCGATCCACGACACGATGGTCTACAGGGCGAGGAGTAAGCGTCGTCAAATCACAGCAAGGGTAGAACTGCTGATCCGTGCAAGAATCAGTTTGATTTGGATTCATAGCTCACCTCCCCGAGGTCGAGGATGAAGCAGTCTCCTTTGTTGAAGCTGCTCCAGCTCAGCTCCACTTCTTTGGCACGGATGTTTCGTTTGCCTTTGACCTGGTACAACCTCTGAACCGTCCCGCAGCCCTGAGGCCTCCTGAAGCCCGACTCCACGCCACCCTC
This portion of the Labrus bergylta chromosome 22, fLabBer1.1, whole genome shotgun sequence genome encodes:
- the si:dkey-219e21.2 gene encoding butyrophilin subfamily 3 member A1, with amino-acid sequence MEMKSILKTGKRVSILTEDHNTTQSSSIGPVRWTSAPVESTQAHNSAPSGTTNNSSLTQNSQEHPRQTGLKNLRSLQECVQFIHHWKEQVDQVCKGSVDTKEGTSKKEAQSTDRRTEHSLEESRKLILEWADELHHVDKLLKNTSWAESQEKGKKDKDQKEEAQLRIMEWAKELQEATESCGVQSEELGKVLRLLGLKKKRLVNLLPLMEFITWSLLKEDSAMIVSQLWLLAKQRTWKAGTPRYIPNSVWSWICSAAADVILDPQTNNPWLLLSEDQRRVQEALSEADLPYSPQRFDSWPGVLGWEGYDSGRHYWEVDIAHNGYWRVGLTTADSKREGHFPMTPKQGFWTLWRSTQKFYACTKPETLLPNALVARRIGIYLDYEEGQLSFYNAETKTHIYTFTGSFRGKLYPLFAPLDGRTLMTIIPPNKISTH
- the capgb gene encoding capping protein (actin filament), gelsolin-like b, whose translation is MLPFKAAPGQFGPEVRELGLRVWRVEKMKAVPLDASELGAFYNGDSYLVLSNHGPGEVQIHIWLGEKSSRDEQVTCCVLATQLDNFLGGEPIQHREVQGNESMEFMSLFPRGVSYKEGGVESGFRRPQGCGTVQRLYQVKGKRNIRAKEVELSWSSFNKGDCFILDLGETIVSWIGSQANIFEKQKVREIASLIRDADRHGKARIVDTNEGEEPEEMLKVLGKMPELSESTEEDTKADASNSASLFKVSNATGSMTTTKVSEKSPFDKELLVRDDCFILDNGANGKIFVWKGNGANAEEKQVALQMADNFIDQMQYNRMKTQVEILPQGKETIIFKQFFKSWN
- the LOC109980671 gene encoding CD209 antigen-like protein E: MLHAATQDSRCSLCPEGWLWWRSHCYFFSVGLQEHLRWNESAEFCRRHNSSLIVIKDYAEMDFIQGVMRSFPKYPFLWVGLTDTKQEGSWLWWDGTDIQHYMPLTVEWDSDHRDCADLRGGGTLFAANCESYGPWTCKKDS